The following coding sequences are from one Solea solea chromosome 4, fSolSol10.1, whole genome shotgun sequence window:
- the LOC131458898 gene encoding cilia- and flagella-associated protein 54-like isoform X4, which produces MDVVPATHHGKLDKRNPVISAFERDVNSFMTLMRRVSSDTRDSNGSFAKGIKILVDIWGKYKHRLPSKFYQERMMQVADFLFGIKVYEVALWQGYSLHLLQYSSVAITDITSVDHFMACFFPEGFDTDEDEFAMKFRAMHSSALCIFKMEERHGVLSQDGSSRLLCVLNFLRITMQALQQHEHLCWQIYNGTLHIYTICRYLMTKNCSAQALEYLLWASISLELSIPLMTANNLPWIVTLYCAVCHCYYDNQALVQAEEFARRALGKINELAKLEEQSAIPATRETQRAYKEASIKLGAMMFKRTVYEARRRPKALVKVKTKNTLRDIPNVSWPRTATERTLVALFDCRAAQFLGVLEALWDSTRQPLQTRMPDEPELQEVILELLSAGISILSGVTTNGEQRPDDLPKLCLSTLTPTSSLIDLAIQGENKVAIMSGVRFIKLLFQYKQPNTFTELSKEMLQVLSGVEGLAFRKAEIELALLDRCNSVLSSQRSLPKDNNTSADRHKSPSSQSDECICLTAFLHTSVCDSAPESQPDKDLVLDVVLFLWGKVKVVLQRDNMKNPEFSHYREKVDTYDKWLWCLYRLCEVAFAYDLATMDCTVVTEMIHTLVIWLECVAEHTNQTQHPAAPEAVYDGQTGRSFSLLQSSSTDLLQKVFEVTRRGLHALEKGVATLLPRDSSAITDSAFMQKCCPHPPSTPSLSSPTSSEDGSEDDGISKKEKEEMETTTERVKDSRDKQSTCAYLWVLDLHFEINIIRHRASLKLLQLNAVAESDLLDQMKKNKVSRALFLIQKASLVFNTMETNKSSKTKSLLEEASSLIEKAEIEEKRLYHSTISRTAAENKDKEMKEEVENPPPPPILLSRTDHSLTFAPAPYNQEKQVCWYQLCGRAAEGLNQKVRLGDCSLPGTENMVPAVSGKCVLTVEGLVPNQKYVFAVAAYNNQGKLLGNAIGRTTFPLLASMPVPLLSTWAHLAQVSFQTEQHSLAKRACKELWNHITCPDPRSDSTHDTLATTRLNEQTLQHSSPHLRQLLLTSIFIETEINVQQSSLYCDSFSENGPFIWEQEARLSECERLLVALDLSMFLNDGAAAVQAVVSCYGLLVPLIFHQIPCKPVTQVLKKCLMVLEENSDLLKQKRAGNVSESLMHMIACMTYYITKTSRVLGQYQLALALMDCGRRLLQDVYEAQLQITTTVNEATADHAAAKCGMKISHQLKALQAKNKKRLTPEAAAATGKEIPRPLTGCEDPTILYDLIHSSTLQDVYDNVMKLRRKVYFTEYAALLLKRTMEEGDPDLVLKWGQNILEFLSRRDGSTTLSLRCTESHSHSVQASEENEPPQKKNTPSVDDTRKNIKQKIPYSRILSVTMNRETQTVKKLYAMMSSVAQRHKKQRQMREVCCEERVWKSHLNFSIAQAHIALLYQGLNRLHGGVTRQHHRYSQITPVCFSLAYSGVLVRKKKEQQLSSKREVVLERDSSRNHVAVQEDAVRLDNSITEESCEEPSKAREQQVDENSHTASLMLDSLNKAALHFHRAMVLAHRGSHWTTLQCVCHTVWEQSCRIQTALHLHPDFPLTAEWLQTTFTRLLSVATDLTMDMLNKLGLWSLYDTELTEELESSLHFSASLDDSTQVDLRWVRTLVLQTLEQLHHSGKWECLAHIALLFNSYTRERYALVITPLLIHAQKRLLERISCFEGPAVPQPHHVKTQKVTGKEVTDRTYAGCQLLCAWSPHNAQKPHIHKRTHSTPQDAAELKGAEIQLSMSLVCVPLDVEDTLRCYHQALERRPHCIQVLQRSRSLLSLLLAHTQPCFAAHCHSASMEDSSLICDLTEEDFCSPNALFSLPISNDHIPTITAAFSTTIKFLQANIHGSLRVQALHELGNLHFYNGNIRAAHSCWSKAVDCALQSSRAVEKWDGASFGSSSLKHTLKQAGMWGCLQAAGLTAKIALHVFTSNVSQRTKCCLLSAFLFKCVLCCSLAQPEDDLRYASHSIGEELLPGLDLFSDPHRAPVGATVSSLNFVCHWLFTTGYFVKLLPVLALYLHFVGAICRDVHRYVEGKILKIRALTELCLFSEAVKEAGQLTKGIGVPLPSGHQDNHQPVKMFSSNKSLLDNAEAVEELVNCDFAPAVQMLCGPTLCLRYNLARIQLILALSNTVHGPAVTDCLEEDDPSMRRCLVDSEHHDVDRLDTECPCLMTEETKVLSLGTKTQLTPQSMKFLLLEGVSSLLHSISEQLTALCCSNMENLELTILSNLHKTNLYLQQGHVALSCEMAVSSMMLLQTSPVIMRGSTADAQRPVTELLHYQSTREQDLNDCIVSVAPHEDCTRAVEASERIGLCLWLRCRLALVHSLTAHCGTTAPFSGKNINDEAARVLQDGLKECELFEDFNIGAIFMVEAAELEARRGNTDKSMLMLQEAVSVLSEQTCIPSRSNVTLLKATLLLSNLRREQSSPLLQLTQRLLQKQLCLFGERVVLIDGEVSFIPPGPRNIYLPYFRMLEQTTLGLRK; this is translated from the exons ATGGACGTGGTACCTGCTACACATCACGGGAAACTTGACAAAAGAAACCCGGTGATTTCAGCGTTCGAACGAGACGTGAACTCGTTTATGACGCTGATGAGACGAGTTTCTTCAGACACACGCGACAGCAACGGCTCTTTCGCTAAAGG GATTAAAATCTTGGTGGACATATGGGGAAAGTACAAACATCGACTGCCTTCAAAGTTCTACCAGGAGCGAATGATGCAGGTtgcagattttctctttggaaTAAAG gtGTATGAAGTGGCACTGTGGCAGGGCTACAGCCTCCACCTGCTGCAGTACAGCTCAGTGGCCATAACTGACATCACAAGCGTGGACCACTTCATGGCCTGCTTCTTCCCTGAAGGATTTGACACGGACGAAGATGAGTTTGCCATGAAG tttcgTGCCATGCACAGCTCTGCACTGTGTATATTTAAGATGGAGGAAAGGCACGGCGTCCTCAGTCAGGACGGGTCCTCTCGACTGCTGTGTGTGCTGAACTTCCTCAGGATCACGATGCAGGCGCTTCAGCAACATGAACACCTCTGCTGGCAAATCTATAATG GTACATTACACATCTACACCATCTGTCGTTATTTGATGACCAAGAATTGTAGTGCACAG GCTCTGGAGTACCTTCTGTGGGCAAGCATCAGTTTAGAACTGTCCATTCCTCTGATGACTGCTAACAATTTGCCATGGATTGTCACGCTCTACTGTGCTGTCTGCCACTGTTACTATGACAACCAGGCCTTAGTGCAGGCAGAG GAGTTTGCCAGAAGAGCCCTCGGGAAAATCAATGAGCTCGCAAAGCTGGAGGAGCAGAGTGCAATTCCTGCCACCAGAGAGACCCAGAGAGCTTATAAAGAAGCCTCCATCAAG CTCGGTGCCATGATGTTCAAGCGGACAGTGTATGAGGCCAGAAGAAGACCCAAAGCTCTGGTCAAAGTCAAGACTAAAAACACCCTCAGAGACATACCTAAT GTGTCATGGCCTCGCACTGCAACAGAGCGCACCCTGGTGGCCCTGTTTGACTGTCGGGCAGCTCAGTTCTTGGGCGTCTTAGAAGCACTTTGGGACAGCACAAGACAGCCGCTGCAGACGAGGATGCCAGACGAACCAGAGCTTCAGGAAGTGATCCTGGAACTCCTCTCTGCTGGCATCAGCATCTTATCTg GAGTCACAACTAACGGTGAGCAAAGACCTGATGACCTCCCAAAACTTTGTCTTAGCACTCTGACACCAACATCCTCTCTAATAGATTTAGCCATTCAAG GGGAAAACAAAGTAGCCATCATGTCTGGGGTGCGGTTTATTAAACTGTTGTTTCAGTACAAGCAGCCAAACACCTTTACTGAACTTTCCAAAGAGATGCTGCAGGTTTTGTCT gGTGTGGAAGGTCTGGCGTTCAGGAAGGCAGAGATTGAACTTGCTTTACTTGACAGATGCAACAGTGTGCTGTCTTCACAGAGGAGCCTTCCTAAAGACAACAACACGAGTGCCG acagacacaagtCTCCATCATCACAGAGTGATGAATGCATCTGCCTGACAGCTTTCCTGCACACGTCAGTGTGTGACTCTGCTCCT gagtcGCAGCCGGACAAGGACCTGGTTTTGgatgttgtgttatttctctGGGGTAAAGTGAAGGTGGTGTTACAGAGAGATAACATGAAAAATCCAGAGTTTTCACACTATCGTGAGAAGGTAGATACATATGACAAG TGGCTGTGGTGTTTGTATAGACTGTGTGAGGTGGCCTTTGCCTATGACCTGGCTACTATGGACTGCACAGTGGTGACGGAGATGATCCACACGTTGGTCATTTGGCTAGAATGTGTCGCTGAACACACCAATCAAACACAACATCCAG CAGCTCCTGAGGCAGTTTATGATGGACAGACGGGGAgatctttctctcttcttcag AGCTCCAGCACAGATTTGCTTCAGAAGGTGTTTGAGGTCACGAGGAGAGGTCTTCATGCTCTTGAAAAGGGTGTTGCTACACTGCTGCCCAGAGATTCCTCAGCAATCACAGACTCTGCCTTCATGCAG AAATGTTGTCCCCATCCTCCGTCGACTCCCTCCCTGTCTTCTCCAACATCATCGGAAGATGGAAGTGAGGATGATGGAATAAGtaaaaaggagaaagaggaaatggAAACTACAACAGAAAGAGTTAAAGactccagagacaaacaatccACATGTGCATATCTGTGGGTTTTAGAtcttcattttgaaataaacatCATCCGCCACAGGGCGTCTCTCAAGTTATTGCAGCTAAATGCAG TTGCCGAGTCTGACCTGTTGGAtcagatgaagaagaacaagGTGTCCAGAGCTCTTTTCCTCATCCAGAAAGCATCGCTGGTGTTCAACACCatggaaacaaataaaagcagcaaaacCAAGAGTCTGCTAgag GAGGCTTCGTCTCTGATAGAAAAAGCAGAAATTGAGGAGAAAAGACTGTATCACTCCACCATCTCAAGgactgcagctgaaaataaagataaagaaatgAAGGAGGAAGTAGAAaaccctccacctccccccaTCCTGCTCTCACGCACTGACCACTCCTTAACCTTTGCCCCAGCGCCTTATAATCAGGAGAAACAA GTGTGCTGGTACCAACTGTGCGGCCGTGCAGCTGAGGGCCTTAATCAGAAAGTTCGACTTGGAGATTGCAGCCTGCCAGGAACTGAGAATATG GTACCAGCAGTATCTGGGAAATGTGTGCTGACAGTGGAGGGGCTTGTGCCCAACCAGAAATACGTGTTTGCTGTTGCAGCTTACAACAACCAGGGCAAGCTACTGGGCAATGCCATTGGTCGGACGACGTTCCCACTGCTGGCATCCATGCCTGTGCCTCTGCTTTCCACGTGGGCTCACTTGGCTCAG GTGTCTTTTCAAACAGAGCAGCATTCCTTAGCAAAGAGAGCCTGCAAGGAACTGTGGAACCACATTACATGCCCTGACCCGCGCTCAGACAGTACACACGACACACTCGCCACCACCAG GCTGAATGAACAGACCCTTCAACACTCCTCTCCTCACTTGCGTCAGTTGCTCCTGACTTCCATCTTCATTGAGACGGAGATCAACGTTCAGCAGAGTTCCCTCTACTGTGACTCATTCAGTGAAAATGGCCCTTTCATATGGGAGCAG GAAGCCAGATTGTCAGAGTGTGAGCGACTGCTGGTAGCGTTGGACTTgtcaatgtttttaaatgacggtgctgctgctgtgcaggCTGTAGTGAGCTGTTATGGTCTTCTAGTTCCTCTAATCTTCCACCAGATTCCCTGCAAGCCTGTGACACAA GTGCTGAAGAAATGCTTGATGGTTTTGGAGGAGAATTCAGATCTTCTCAAACAAAAACGGGCCGGAAACGTCTCAGAATCATTAATGCACATGATCGCCTGCATGACGTACTATATCACAAAG aCGTCACGAGTGCTGGGTCAGTATCAGCTGGCTCTGGCACTGATGGATTGTGGTCGTAGACTGCTCCAGGACGTCTATGAGGCCCAGCTACAGATCACCACAACTGTCAATGAAGCT ACGGCAGATCATGCTGCAGCCAAGTGTGGAATGAAGATAAGTCATCAGTTGAAGGCGTTGCAGGCCAAGAACAAGAAAAGACTCACACCTGAAGCAGCTGCCGCCACAGGAAAGG AGATTCCTCGTCCACTGACCGGCTGTGAGGATCCAACCATTCTGTATGATCTGATTCACAGTAGCACATTACAGGATGTCTATGACAACG tAATGAAACTCCGGAGAAAAGTATATTTCACAGAGTATGCAGCGCTTCTTCTTAAGAGAACCATGGAGGAAGGCGACCCAGACCTGGTCCTAAAGTGGGGCCAAAATATATTAGAATTTCTTTCCAG GCGCGACGGCTCGACGACACTGTCCTTAAGATGTACCgagagtcacagtcacagcgTTCAGGCTTCAGAAGAAAATGAACCACCTCAG aagaagaacacaCCATCTGTTgatgacacaagaaaaaacatcaaGCAGAAAATCCCATACAGCAGAATCCTGAGTGTGACAATGAACAG GGAGACGCAGACTGTGAAGAAGCTGTACGCCATGATGTCGTCTGTGGCCCAACGCCACAAGAAGCAGCGTCAGATGAGGGAAGTGTGCTGTGAGGAGAGAGTGTGGAAGTCACATCTGAACTTCAGCATCGCTCAAGCACATATAGCGTTGCTTTATCAGGGCCTGAACCGGCTGCATGGAGGAGTCACACGACAGCATCACAG GTACAGCCAGATAACTCCCGTTTGTTTCTCTCTGGCCTACTCTGGTGTCCTGGTACGGAAGAAAAAGGAGCAACAGCTGTCTTCTAAACGCGAGGTGGTCTTGGAGAGAGACTCCTCTAGGAACCATGTGGCTGTACAAGAAGATG CAGTTAGACTTGATAACTCCATCACTGAGGAGAGCTGTGAGGAGCCCTCTAAAGCCAGGGAACAGCAGGTTGATGAGAACAGTCACACGGCTTCTCTGATGCTGGACTCACTcaacaaagctgctttacatttcCACAGGGCCATG GTGTTGGCTCATCGTGGCAGCCACTGGACcactctgcagtgtgtgtgtcacactgtgtgGGAACAAAGCTGCAGAATTCAGACCGCCCTTCACCTCCATCCTGACTTCCCCCTGACAGCAGAATGGCTTCAAACAACCTTCACTCGCCTACTGTCTGTGGCTACGGACCTAACCATGGACATGCTGAACAAACTAGGG CTGTGGAGTTTGTATGACACTGAATTAACTGAGGAGCTGGAGTCCAGTCTCCACTTCTCTGCCTCACTGGATGACAGCACTCAGGTGGACCTGCGCTGGGTTCGTACCTTGGTGTTACAAACTCTGGAGCAGCTCCATCATAGTGGCAAATGGGAATGCCTGGCCCACATTGCCTTACTTTTCAATTCCTACACACG ggaaCGTTATGCCTTGGTCATAACTCCTCTTCTTATCCATGCTCAGAAGAGGCTGCTGGAAAGGATTAGTTGTTTTGAAGGACCTGCAGTTCCACAGCCACATCATGTAAAGACACAGAAAGTCACTGGCAAAGAG GTGACTGACAGGACGTATGCAGGTTGCCAGCTGCTGTGTGCTTGGTCTCCTCACAACGCTCAGAAACCACACATTCACAAACGTACACACTCCACTCCTCAAGATGCAGCTGAACTTAAAG GTGCAGAAATACAGCTCTCCATGTCACTAGTGTGTGTTCCTCTGGATGTAGAAGACACACTGAGGTGTTACCATCAAGCTCTGGAGAGACGACCACACTGTATTCAGGTTCTCCAGCGTAGTCGCTCACTGCTGTCGCTGCTtctggcacacacacagccct GCTTTGCAGCTCACTGTCATTCTGCAAGCATGGAGGACTCAAGTCTCATCTGTGACCTGACAGAGGAGGACTTCTGCTCTCCAAACGCTCTCTTCAGCCTCCCTATCAGCAATGACCACATACCAACCATCACTGCTGCCTTCTCTACCACCATTA AGTTTCTCCAGGCCAACATTCATGGATCCCTCAGAGTTCAGGCGCTGCATGAATTGGGAAACCTTCATTTCTACAATGGAAACATACG aGCAGCTCACTCGTGCTGGAGCAAAGCTGTAGACTGTGCATTACAGAGCTCACGAGCTGTAGAGAAATGGGACGGGGCGTCATTTGGAAGCAGCTCCCTGAAACATACTCTGAAACAGGCTGGCATGTGGGGATGTCTCCAGGCTGCTGGGCTCACTGCTAAGATTGCACT ACATGTCTTTACTTCCAATGTCAGCCAACGAACCAAGTGCTGTCTTCTTTCTGCTTTCCTCTTTAAG TGTGTGCTTTGCTGCTCGTTGGCTCAACCTGAAGATGACCTACGCTATGCTTCCCATAGCATTGGAGAGGAACTGCTCCCTGGACTCGACCTTTTCTCTGACCCTCACCGGGCTCCTGTTGGTGCCACTGTGAGCAGCCTGAACTTCGTCTGCCACTGGCTTTTCACCACAGGTTATTTTGTCAAG CTGTTGCCCGTACTAGctctttatttgcattttgtGGGGGCCATTTGTAGAGATGTGCATCGATATGTTGAAGGCAAAATACTCAAG ATACGTGCCCTCACTGAGCTGTGTCTGTTCTCTGAAGCTGTGAAGGAGGCAGGACAACTCACAAAAGGAATCGGTGTCCCTCTGCCCAGTGGACACCAAGACAATCACCAA cctGTGAAGATGTTCTCGAGTAACAAGTCTCTGTTGGACAATGCTGAG GCTGTGGAAGAACTTGTGAACTGTGACTTTGCTCCAGCGGTCCAGATGTTGTGTGGACCCACATTATGCCTCAGATACAACCTGGCTCGAATTCAACTCATCCTTGCCCTGAGTAACACCGTACATGGCCCTGCAGTGACAG ACTGTCTTGAAGAAGACGATCCCAGCATGAGACGTTGTTTGGTAGACTCAGAACACCATGATGTGGACAGACTGGACACTGAGTGTCCCTGTCTCAtgacagaggagacaaaagTGCTGAGTCTTGGTACAAAGACGCAGCTCACTCCACAAAGCATGAAG TTTCTTTTGTTAGAAGGAGTCTCCTCCTTGTTGCATTCCATATCAGAGCAGCTCACAGCTCTGTGCTGTAGTAACATGGAGAACCTGGAACTGACGATATTGTCCAATCTTCATAAGACCAACCTCTACCTGCAGCAAGGACATGTTGCTCTAAG TTGTGAGATGGCAGTTTCATccatgatgctgctgcagacGTCTCCTGTGATCATGAGAGGATCCACAGCAGACGCTCAGAGGCCTGTTACTGAGCTCCTGCATTACCAGAGCACAAGAGAGCAG GACTTGAACGATTGCATTGTGTCAGTCGCGCCACATGAAGACTGTACAAGAGCGGTGGAGGCGAGTGAGAGAATTGGACTTTGTCTGTGGCTGCGCTGTCGTCTGGCTCTGGTCCACAGTTTGACTGCACACTGTGGCACAACTGCACCTTTTTCAG GTAAGAACATTAATGATGAGGCAGCTCGGGTGTTGCAGGACGGACTTAAGGAATGTGAATTATTTGAAGACTTCAATATTGGAGCCATATTCATGGTTGAAGCTGCAGAACTGGAAGCACggagaggaaacactgacaAAAGCATGTTAATGCTTCAG gAAGCAGTGAGTGTTCTGTCAGAACAGACTTGTATACCGTCACGGTCCAATGTGACTCTCTTGAAGGCTACTTTGCTTCTTAGCAACCTGAGAAGAGAACAAAGTTCACCACTTCTACAACTGACACAGAGACTTCTGCAAAAGcag ctgtgTCTGTTTGGTGAGCGTGTGGTTTTGATTGATGGAGAAGTGTCCTTTATTCCTCCTGGACCCAGAAACATCTATCTTCCATACTTTAGAATGCTGGAGCAAACCACTCTGGGactcagaaaataa